Proteins encoded within one genomic window of Prauserella marina:
- a CDS encoding thiamine pyrophosphate-binding protein — MNVARLVGTTLAGLGAEAVFGVVGSGNFEVTNALRSAGVAFTAARHEGGAATMADAYARVSGKLALVSVHQGCGLTNALTGIGEAAKSRTPLLVLAADTAGSAVRSNFRVDQDAAVTAVGAVAERVHSAESASADILRAYRKAVHERRTVVLNLPLDVQAQQVVEEHEVTRPVPPLPVRPHPSAVAELAGVLAEAERPVFVAGRGALAAGGELAGLAAKCGALLATSAVANGLFTEDPWSLGISGGFASPLAVELISGADLVVGWGCALNMWTMRQGSLIGSGTKVAQIDDDASALGAHRPVDLGVVGDVALTARDVAAGARERAGYREPWIARRIAEHGRWRTESYVDLSSDERIDPRTLSIALDDLLPSERLVAVDSGNFMGYPSAYLSVPDEAGFCFTQAFQSIGLGLATAIGAALARPDRLPVAALGDGGALMAAAELETVARLGLPMVLVVYNDAAYGAEVHHFGEGADLGAVRFPDTDLAAVARGYGLSGITVRSVADLAGLRDWLDGARDRALLVDAKIASDGGSWWLAEAFKGH, encoded by the coding sequence GCGGGAACTTCGAGGTGACCAACGCGTTGCGCTCGGCGGGGGTCGCGTTCACGGCGGCGAGGCACGAAGGCGGAGCCGCGACCATGGCCGACGCCTACGCCAGGGTCAGCGGCAAGCTCGCGTTGGTGAGCGTGCACCAGGGCTGTGGCCTCACCAACGCGCTCACCGGTATCGGGGAAGCGGCAAAGAGCAGGACACCGTTGCTGGTGCTCGCGGCCGACACGGCAGGATCGGCCGTCCGGTCCAACTTCCGCGTCGACCAGGACGCCGCCGTGACCGCCGTCGGCGCCGTCGCCGAACGTGTGCACTCGGCCGAAAGCGCGTCAGCCGACATCCTGCGCGCCTACCGCAAGGCCGTGCACGAGCGAAGGACCGTGGTGCTCAACCTTCCACTCGACGTGCAGGCACAGCAGGTCGTCGAGGAGCACGAGGTCACGCGCCCGGTGCCGCCGTTGCCCGTTCGCCCGCATCCCTCGGCCGTCGCCGAACTCGCCGGTGTGCTCGCGGAAGCGGAGCGGCCGGTGTTCGTCGCGGGGAGAGGAGCGCTCGCCGCGGGCGGTGAACTCGCCGGACTCGCTGCCAAGTGCGGCGCGCTCCTCGCCACCTCGGCCGTCGCGAATGGACTGTTCACTGAGGACCCGTGGTCGCTGGGGATCTCGGGAGGATTCGCCTCCCCGCTCGCCGTCGAGCTGATCTCCGGCGCCGACCTCGTCGTCGGCTGGGGATGCGCGCTCAACATGTGGACCATGCGCCAGGGCTCGCTCATCGGTTCCGGCACGAAGGTCGCCCAGATCGATGACGACGCCTCGGCGCTCGGCGCGCACCGGCCCGTCGATCTGGGTGTCGTGGGAGACGTAGCGCTGACCGCGCGCGATGTCGCGGCCGGAGCACGGGAGCGCGCCGGATACCGCGAACCCTGGATCGCGCGGCGGATCGCCGAGCACGGCAGATGGCGCACGGAGTCCTATGTGGATCTTTCGAGCGATGAAAGGATCGACCCGAGGACGCTGAGTATCGCGCTTGACGACCTGCTCCCCTCCGAGCGGCTCGTCGCTGTCGACTCCGGCAACTTCATGGGTTACCCCAGCGCCTATCTTTCCGTTCCCGACGAGGCCGGATTCTGTTTCACGCAGGCGTTCCAGTCGATCGGGCTCGGGCTCGCGACGGCCATCGGGGCCGCGCTGGCACGACCGGATCGGCTGCCCGTCGCCGCGCTCGGCGACGGCGGAGCGCTCATGGCCGCGGCCGAACTGGAAACCGTGGCCCGGCTGGGACTGCCCATGGTGCTCGTCGTCTACAACGACGCGGCCTACGGTGCCGAAGTCCACCACTTCGGTGAGGGTGCCGATCTCGGCGCCGTGCGGTTCCCCGACACGGATTTGGCTGCCGTGGCAAGGGGATACGGGCTTTCCGGGATCACGGTCAGGTCGGTCGCCGACCTCGCCGGGCTACGGGACTGGCTCGATGGCGCACGCGATCGCGCGCTGCTCGTCGACGCCAAAATCGCCTCGGACGGCGGTTCCTGGTGGCTGGCCGAGGCGTTCAAGGGGCATTAG
- a CDS encoding alpha/beta fold hydrolase: protein MSRISFDDVTIGYDDLGAGEPVLLVHGHPFDRTMWRPQALHLAAAGYRVLTPDLRGYGESSVGQEVTPLSVFAADLIGLADRLGIDRFVLGGLSMGGQIVMETYRVAPHRIRALVLADTAPQAETEEGRTARDTMADRLVREGMDGYAREVLSKMIAPATIASAPEVAAHVSGMMRGTSPEGAAAALRGRARRPDYTELLTGIDVPTLVVVGGDDEFTPVSVAEFMHERIPGSVLSVIEDTAHLPNLERPAEFTGVLEAFLHTHIGR, encoded by the coding sequence GTGAGCAGGATTTCGTTCGACGACGTCACCATCGGCTACGACGATCTCGGAGCGGGCGAGCCGGTGCTGCTCGTCCACGGCCACCCCTTCGATCGCACGATGTGGCGGCCCCAGGCACTCCACCTCGCAGCCGCCGGTTACCGCGTGCTGACCCCGGATCTGCGCGGCTACGGGGAGAGTTCGGTCGGCCAAGAGGTCACGCCGCTTTCGGTTTTCGCCGCCGACCTCATCGGGCTGGCCGACCGGCTCGGCATCGACCGGTTCGTACTCGGCGGCCTGTCCATGGGCGGTCAGATCGTCATGGAGACCTACCGCGTGGCGCCGCACCGGATTCGCGCGCTGGTACTGGCCGACACCGCGCCGCAGGCGGAAACCGAGGAGGGCAGGACCGCCCGCGACACGATGGCCGACCGGCTCGTCCGGGAGGGAATGGACGGCTACGCGCGCGAGGTACTGTCGAAGATGATCGCCCCGGCGACCATCGCATCGGCACCGGAAGTCGCGGCACACGTGTCCGGCATGATGCGCGGCACTTCACCGGAAGGCGCGGCGGCAGCGCTGCGAGGGAGAGCACGGCGGCCCGACTACACCGAACTGCTCACCGGCATCGACGTGCCCACGCTTGTGGTCGTGGGCGGCGACGACGAGTTCACCCCGGTCTCCGTCGCCGAGTTCATGCACGAGCGCATTCCCGGCTCGGTGCTGTCGGTCATCGAGGACACCGCTCATCTGCCCAACCTGGAGCGACCCGCCGAGTTCACCGGGGTGCTGGAGGCGTTTCTCCACACGCACATCGGTCGCTGA
- a CDS encoding PLP-dependent aminotransferase family protein, which produces MEDFRAIADSVAEDIARGRLRAGERLPPQRRFARQRGIAGSTAARVYGELAVRGLVVGEVGRGTFVRAGRLPPAPALSEPATAAVDLELNFPVLPGNADLLAPGLRALSRPGALAVAARPATVAGTPRARAAAAGLLARAGWRPEPDRIMFAGNGRQAIAAAIGALLPRGGKLGVEPFTYPLVRGIAARFGVTLVPLDMDDDGLVPDGIRGARPHAVYLQPTLHNPLGGTMPAARRHEVATVLRDNDIPAIEDTIYAFLRAEPPLAAYAPEHTVLVDSLSKRLLPGLTVGFAVAPPRWYEAVASSLRAGAFAAQTFALEVATGWMEDGSADAVQRTKPDDAARRQRIAAERLSGFDVHADPAAYHLWWRLPPSWRAETFVAAAARRGIAVSPGAAFVAGTAQSPDAVRLALAAPPEPTLAAALDVLAGIARSVPEHELSG; this is translated from the coding sequence ATGGAGGACTTTCGGGCGATCGCGGATTCGGTCGCCGAGGACATCGCGCGGGGCAGGCTCCGGGCGGGCGAGCGGTTGCCGCCACAGCGCCGGTTCGCGCGGCAGCGGGGCATCGCGGGCTCCACCGCGGCGCGGGTCTACGGCGAGCTCGCCGTCAGGGGACTCGTCGTCGGTGAGGTGGGGAGGGGAACGTTCGTGCGCGCTGGCAGACTTCCCCCGGCCCCCGCGCTCTCCGAGCCCGCGACGGCGGCCGTGGACCTCGAACTGAACTTCCCTGTCCTTCCGGGAAACGCCGATCTACTGGCACCGGGATTGCGCGCGTTGTCGCGCCCCGGCGCGCTCGCGGTCGCGGCACGGCCCGCGACCGTGGCGGGAACCCCGAGAGCGAGGGCGGCGGCTGCCGGACTGCTCGCCCGCGCGGGCTGGCGGCCGGAACCGGACCGGATCATGTTCGCGGGCAACGGAAGGCAAGCCATCGCCGCGGCGATCGGTGCCCTCCTGCCCCGGGGAGGGAAGCTCGGTGTCGAACCGTTCACGTACCCGCTCGTGCGCGGTATCGCGGCGAGATTCGGGGTGACGCTCGTCCCGCTCGACATGGACGACGACGGCCTCGTCCCCGATGGCATTCGCGGGGCGCGGCCGCATGCGGTCTACCTTCAGCCGACACTGCACAATCCGCTCGGCGGCACGATGCCTGCGGCGCGGCGCCATGAGGTGGCGACGGTGTTGCGGGACAACGACATTCCCGCCATCGAAGACACCATCTACGCGTTCCTGCGTGCCGAACCTCCGCTCGCCGCGTACGCCCCCGAGCACACCGTGCTCGTCGACAGTCTCTCGAAACGGCTGCTGCCGGGATTGACCGTCGGTTTCGCGGTGGCGCCGCCACGGTGGTACGAGGCCGTCGCGTCGTCGCTGCGCGCGGGAGCCTTCGCCGCGCAGACGTTCGCGCTGGAGGTGGCGACGGGATGGATGGAGGACGGGAGCGCCGACGCCGTCCAGCGCACGAAACCGGACGACGCCGCGCGCAGGCAACGGATCGCGGCCGAGCGGCTTTCCGGGTTCGACGTTCACGCCGATCCCGCCGCCTATCACCTGTGGTGGCGGCTTCCCCCGTCGTGGCGAGCCGAGACGTTCGTCGCGGCGGCCGCCCGGCGCGGCATCGCGGTGAGCCCCGGCGCCGCGTTCGTTGCGGGAACGGCACAATCGCCGGACGCCGTGCGCCTCGCGCTCGCCGCGCCGCCGGAACCGACGCTCGCCGCCGCGCTGGACGTGCTCGCGGGGATCGCGAGATCGGTGCCGGAGCACGAACTGTCCGGTTGA
- a CDS encoding Rho termination factor N-terminal domain-containing protein, protein MKLELQDMTMGELTEEAHRAGIAFVAHMSVQELIEAIEQQQETNALLPARERGDLTAG, encoded by the coding sequence ATGAAGCTGGAACTACAGGACATGACGATGGGCGAGCTCACCGAGGAGGCACACCGAGCGGGTATCGCCTTCGTCGCGCACATGAGCGTGCAGGAACTCATCGAAGCCATCGAACAACAGCAGGAAACCAACGCGCTGCTTCCCGCCAGGGAACGCGGCGACCTCACCGCGGGCTGA
- a CDS encoding Hsp20/alpha crystallin family protein: protein MSLPAVRTSRPMGTWDPFREFDNLYRVFGAARPERDGTWSPAADVTETEEGYSVEVELPGVKKDDIDVDLTGNRLTITGEAKEKEREGTPLRRARRTGRFSYRVALPRNVDSDNIEAALADGVLTVTVPKSASAKPRKITVSGS from the coding sequence ATGTCGCTGCCTGCCGTCCGGACCTCTCGTCCGATGGGCACCTGGGATCCGTTCCGGGAATTCGACAACCTCTACCGCGTGTTCGGTGCGGCCAGGCCCGAGCGCGACGGCACCTGGTCGCCGGCTGCCGACGTCACCGAGACCGAGGAGGGCTACTCGGTCGAGGTGGAACTGCCCGGGGTGAAGAAGGACGACATCGATGTCGACCTGACCGGCAACCGGCTCACCATCACCGGTGAGGCGAAGGAGAAGGAGCGCGAGGGAACGCCGCTCCGGCGCGCACGCCGCACTGGCCGGTTCTCCTACCGCGTCGCGCTGCCACGCAATGTCGATTCCGACAACATCGAAGCCGCGCTCGCGGACGGGGTGCTGACCGTCACCGTCCCGAAGAGCGCGTCCGCGAAGCCGCGCAAGATCACCGTCAGCGGAAGCTGA
- a CDS encoding FAD-dependent monooxygenase, producing MTRALIIGAGITGPVTAMALQKAGIDATVYEAYDRTADGVGAYLNVAVNGLAALQVLDIDPSSLGGFDTPHLELCDAKGKPLARLPIGRATEDGLVSQTIMRSDLYVGLRDEATRRGIDIQWGKRLAKATTRADGTVVAEFTDGTIAEGDLLIGADGLNSPTRALINEDCPAPRYTGLLNTGGYAHGIDVDGEQGVFRMVFGKRAFFAYVKRGPGEVWWFANVPKAEQATDAELAELAPRWREELNRLFADDDIPALDIIAHTEDIAPPWNTCDMPKVPTWHRGSIILIGDAAHAISPTSGQGASLAIEDGIVLAKCLRDTPSVPAAFAAFEQARRTRVEKLIAQAKRTSDHKIPNAFSRLIRDKIIMPLVAKAANRATKDWVHDYRLDWDSPVTGHVTNQAAA from the coding sequence ATGACACGAGCACTGATCATCGGAGCGGGAATCACCGGACCCGTGACCGCCATGGCCCTCCAGAAGGCAGGCATCGACGCGACCGTCTACGAGGCCTACGACCGCACGGCCGACGGCGTCGGCGCCTACCTGAACGTGGCGGTCAACGGGCTCGCCGCGCTACAGGTCCTCGACATCGACCCCAGCAGTCTCGGCGGCTTCGACACACCGCACCTGGAACTGTGCGACGCCAAGGGCAAACCGCTCGCCAGGCTGCCCATCGGCAGGGCGACGGAAGACGGGCTCGTCAGCCAGACCATCATGCGCTCGGACCTCTACGTCGGGCTGCGCGACGAGGCGACCAGGCGCGGTATCGACATCCAGTGGGGAAAGCGGCTGGCGAAGGCCACCACCCGGGCCGACGGCACCGTGGTCGCCGAGTTCACCGACGGCACCATCGCCGAGGGCGATCTGCTGATCGGCGCGGACGGGCTGAACTCACCGACGAGGGCACTCATCAACGAGGACTGCCCTGCACCTCGCTACACGGGACTGCTCAACACCGGCGGCTATGCCCACGGCATCGACGTCGACGGTGAACAGGGCGTCTTCCGGATGGTCTTCGGCAAGCGCGCCTTCTTCGCCTACGTCAAGCGCGGGCCGGGCGAGGTGTGGTGGTTCGCCAACGTGCCGAAGGCCGAGCAGGCCACCGACGCCGAACTCGCGGAACTGGCGCCGCGCTGGCGCGAGGAACTGAACCGGCTCTTCGCCGACGACGACATCCCCGCGCTCGACATCATCGCGCACACCGAGGACATCGCGCCGCCGTGGAACACGTGCGACATGCCGAAGGTGCCCACCTGGCACCGTGGCTCGATCATCCTGATCGGCGACGCCGCGCACGCCATCTCGCCGACCTCCGGCCAGGGTGCCTCGCTCGCCATCGAGGACGGCATCGTGCTTGCCAAGTGCCTGAGGGACACGCCGAGCGTGCCCGCCGCGTTCGCCGCGTTCGAGCAGGCCCGCCGTACCAGGGTGGAAAAGCTCATCGCGCAGGCGAAGCGCACGAGTGACCACAAGATCCCGAACGCGTTCAGCAGGCTCATCCGCGACAAGATCATCATGCCGCTCGTCGCGAAGGCCGCCAACAGGGCGACCAAGGACTGGGTGCACGACTACCGGCTCGACTGGGACTCGCCGGTCACCGGCCACGTGACCAATCAGGCCGCGGCGTGA
- a CDS encoding PadR family transcriptional regulator → MSERARPRSPLAMVVLVLLSEDPMHPYRMQQLIKSRRKDDVVNVARSNSIYQTIDRLLRDGLIEVQEKRMADLGPGRIVYGLTEEGKRTVERWINTMLASPAREFPEFRAVLAMVAGTDSGVVREQLERRAAALTATLAQLDEEMRQAEQFGLPRVLVLENEYAIAVTRAELRWVETVAADIGSGELAWSVDQLDELRRKHEPNLDA, encoded by the coding sequence GTGAGTGAACGAGCCCGGCCAAGGTCACCGCTGGCGATGGTGGTGCTGGTGCTGCTGTCGGAAGATCCGATGCACCCCTACCGGATGCAGCAGTTGATCAAATCCCGCCGCAAGGACGACGTCGTCAACGTCGCGCGCAGCAACAGCATCTACCAGACGATCGACCGGCTGCTCCGCGACGGCCTGATCGAGGTGCAGGAAAAGCGCATGGCCGACCTCGGCCCAGGCCGCATCGTCTACGGGCTGACCGAAGAGGGAAAACGCACGGTCGAACGATGGATCAACACCATGCTGGCGAGCCCGGCGAGGGAGTTCCCCGAATTCAGGGCGGTACTGGCGATGGTGGCCGGGACCGATTCGGGGGTCGTGCGCGAACAGCTCGAACGGCGCGCGGCGGCGCTGACCGCGACACTGGCGCAACTGGATGAGGAAATGCGGCAGGCCGAGCAGTTTGGCCTGCCGAGGGTGCTCGTGCTGGAGAACGAGTACGCGATCGCGGTCACCAGGGCCGAGCTGCGGTGGGTCGAGACGGTGGCCGCCGACATCGGTTCCGGCGAATTGGCGTGGTCGGTCGACCAGCTCGACGAGCTGCGCAGGAAACACGAACCGAACCTGGATGCCTAG
- a CDS encoding ABC transporter substrate-binding protein — protein MRMRKALAVVAGAAMALTLAACGSGNGSGGGDGPFIAIVSKGFQHQFWQAVKKGAEEEAAARGARVTFVGPPTEQDVEDQLNMLTNEMAKQPQAIGFAALDSRAAAPLLQQAKGQNIPVVAFDSGVDSDIPVTTVATDNKAAAAEAAKHMAEKLGGKGKVAMVVHDQTSKSGTDRRDGFREWMRQNAPGITVLDPQYGGGDQLESANITKSIISANPDLAGVYASNEGSAIGVIKGVQESGKQGITTVGFDSGKAQIDAINNGTMAGAVTQDPIDMGRQLVDAAIKAIDGEQLPKTIDTNFYWYDKTNIDDPKIKATLYQ, from the coding sequence ATGAGAATGCGGAAGGCCCTTGCGGTGGTCGCGGGTGCGGCCATGGCGCTGACACTCGCCGCGTGTGGTTCCGGCAACGGATCCGGTGGTGGCGACGGTCCGTTCATCGCGATCGTCTCGAAAGGCTTTCAGCACCAGTTCTGGCAGGCCGTGAAGAAAGGCGCCGAGGAGGAGGCCGCCGCGCGCGGCGCGAGAGTGACCTTCGTCGGGCCGCCGACCGAACAGGACGTCGAGGACCAGCTCAACATGCTCACCAACGAGATGGCGAAACAACCGCAGGCCATCGGATTCGCCGCGCTGGACTCGCGGGCCGCCGCTCCCCTGCTGCAACAGGCGAAGGGACAGAACATCCCCGTCGTCGCCTTCGACTCCGGAGTGGACAGTGACATTCCGGTGACGACGGTTGCCACCGACAACAAGGCCGCGGCGGCCGAGGCCGCCAAGCACATGGCGGAAAAGCTCGGTGGCAAGGGCAAGGTCGCGATGGTCGTTCACGACCAGACCAGCAAATCGGGAACCGACCGCAGGGACGGGTTCCGCGAGTGGATGCGGCAGAACGCGCCGGGCATCACCGTGCTCGATCCTCAGTACGGCGGCGGCGACCAGCTCGAATCGGCCAACATCACGAAGTCGATCATCTCGGCGAACCCCGACCTCGCCGGTGTCTACGCCTCCAACGAAGGCTCGGCGATCGGCGTCATCAAAGGCGTTCAGGAAAGCGGGAAACAGGGCATCACCACGGTCGGCTTCGACTCGGGCAAGGCACAGATCGACGCCATCAACAACGGGACCATGGCCGGTGCCGTGACGCAGGATCCCATCGACATGGGAAGGCAACTCGTCGACGCGGCCATCAAGGCGATCGACGGCGAGCAGCTTCCCAAGACCATCGACACCAACTTCTACTGGTACGACAAGACCAACATCGACGACCCGAAGATCAAGGCGACCCTGTATCAGTGA
- a CDS encoding ABC transporter permease has translation MTVVKTAGESGFSGVVKSRLQQLLAFASLIVIYAFFSFASPFFFTYGNFTAILFSAVVIGTLAIGTTFVIIAGGIDLSIGTGMALCAVMSGVFLVKLGLPLAVGVPAAILFGGLIGLINGINVALLKIPPFIATLAMMLVAEGLALVLSDSTPIYFNDVPGYVEISTGNLVPGVNFPNAVLVLLVIALIAGGLLTKSVLGRYTYSIGSNEEATALSGINVRKWKIAIYAFAGLFIGLAGVMISARLGSAQPATGMGYELQAIAAVVIGGTSLSGGKGSIVGTLIGALIISVLNNGLQIMSIPQEWQNVILGCVILVAVYTDRIRKKEA, from the coding sequence ATGACAGTGGTGAAGACGGCCGGTGAAAGCGGCTTCTCCGGAGTGGTGAAGAGCAGGCTCCAGCAGTTGCTCGCCTTCGCGAGCCTGATCGTCATCTACGCGTTCTTCTCCTTCGCGAGCCCGTTCTTCTTCACCTACGGCAACTTCACCGCGATTCTGTTCTCCGCGGTGGTCATCGGAACGCTCGCGATCGGCACCACGTTCGTCATCATCGCCGGTGGCATCGACCTCTCCATCGGAACCGGCATGGCCTTGTGTGCCGTCATGTCGGGCGTCTTCCTCGTCAAGCTGGGTCTTCCGCTCGCCGTTGGCGTTCCGGCGGCCATCCTGTTCGGCGGGCTCATCGGGCTCATCAACGGCATCAACGTGGCACTGCTCAAGATTCCGCCGTTCATCGCGACGCTGGCGATGATGCTCGTCGCCGAAGGACTGGCACTCGTCCTTTCCGACAGCACGCCGATCTACTTCAACGACGTTCCCGGTTACGTCGAGATCTCCACCGGCAACCTCGTCCCCGGCGTGAACTTCCCCAACGCGGTGCTGGTGCTGCTCGTCATCGCGCTCATCGCGGGCGGACTGCTGACCAAGAGCGTGCTCGGCCGCTACACCTATTCGATCGGCAGCAACGAGGAAGCGACCGCCCTTTCCGGCATCAACGTGCGCAAGTGGAAGATCGCGATCTACGCGTTCGCCGGGCTTTTCATCGGGCTGGCCGGAGTGATGATCTCGGCGAGGCTCGGCTCGGCGCAGCCCGCGACCGGCATGGGCTACGAGTTGCAGGCCATCGCCGCCGTCGTCATCGGGGGCACGTCGCTTTCCGGCGGCAAGGGCTCGATCGTGGGGACCTTGATCGGCGCGTTGATCATCTCGGTGCTCAACAACGGATTGCAGATCATGTCGATTCCACAGGAATGGCAGAACGTCATCCTCGGGTGCGTCATTCTCGTCGCCGTCTACACCGATCGGATCAGGAAGAAAGAAGCGTGA
- a CDS encoding sugar ABC transporter ATP-binding protein yields the protein MSEPLLEVTGVDKSFPGVRALHDMRLDLRSGEVLALVGENGAGKSTLMKLLSGIHSADAGEFRLRGEPLSVSGPRQALELGISIIHQEFNLVPHLTVAQNIFIGREPRRWKLLLDERRLNAEAGELLDRLRLPLDPKAVVGTLTVANQQMTEIAKALAHDPVVLIMDEPTAALNDAEVETLHGLIRRFVGHGTGAIYISHRMEEIRRIADRVTVIRDGEYMDTLRVSSASTDRIISLMVGRAIDTTAQPSNVRADRAVVLEARGLSTATLLTDVGFDLRHGEILGFAGLMGAGRTEVARALVGADPLTSGSVVLHGEPVRIANPSAAARHGIGYLSEDRKRFGLLLEQDVKANITLACLRDQFATAGFVNDGAARAKAQEYLATLRIKTPSLDQITKHLSGGNQQKVVIAKWLAKDCDILIFDEPTRGIDVGAKEEIYQLLNELAARGKSIIMISSELPEILRMSHRVVVMSEGRVTRILGGSQATQENIMHYATLRPDKNAEDAAELGITDVHTGHSRKAGQP from the coding sequence ATGAGCGAACCGCTGCTGGAGGTCACCGGCGTCGACAAGAGCTTCCCCGGGGTACGCGCGCTGCACGACATGCGACTCGACCTGCGATCGGGAGAAGTGCTCGCGCTTGTCGGCGAGAACGGTGCGGGCAAGTCGACCCTGATGAAACTGTTGTCGGGCATTCATTCCGCGGACGCGGGCGAATTCCGGCTGCGCGGAGAACCGCTTTCGGTCAGCGGGCCGAGGCAGGCGCTCGAACTCGGCATCAGCATCATCCACCAGGAATTCAACCTCGTGCCCCACCTCACGGTGGCACAGAACATCTTCATCGGCAGGGAACCGCGCAGATGGAAACTACTGCTCGACGAGCGGCGGCTCAACGCCGAGGCGGGCGAACTGCTGGACCGGCTGCGTCTTCCACTCGACCCGAAGGCCGTCGTCGGCACGCTGACCGTCGCCAACCAGCAGATGACCGAGATCGCCAAGGCACTCGCCCACGACCCGGTCGTGCTGATCATGGACGAGCCGACGGCCGCACTCAACGACGCCGAGGTCGAGACGCTGCACGGCCTCATCCGCAGGTTCGTCGGCCACGGCACCGGCGCGATCTACATTTCCCACCGGATGGAGGAAATCCGGCGCATCGCCGACAGGGTCACCGTAATCCGCGACGGCGAGTACATGGACACGCTGCGAGTCTCCTCCGCGTCGACGGACCGGATCATCTCGCTGATGGTCGGCAGGGCCATCGACACCACGGCCCAGCCGTCGAACGTGCGCGCGGACAGGGCCGTCGTTCTCGAAGCACGCGGACTCTCCACCGCCACGTTGCTGACCGACGTCGGCTTCGACCTGCGGCACGGCGAAATTCTCGGGTTCGCGGGGCTCATGGGAGCGGGCCGAACCGAGGTGGCCCGCGCGCTCGTCGGCGCGGATCCGCTCACCTCGGGCAGCGTCGTCTTGCACGGCGAACCGGTGCGCATCGCCAACCCCTCGGCGGCGGCCAGGCACGGCATCGGTTATCTCTCCGAGGACCGGAAACGCTTCGGCCTGCTGCTGGAACAGGACGTCAAAGCCAACATCACCCTCGCCTGCCTGCGCGACCAGTTCGCGACGGCCGGGTTCGTCAACGACGGCGCCGCGAGGGCGAAAGCCCAGGAATACCTTGCGACATTGCGCATCAAGACACCCTCGCTCGACCAGATCACCAAACACCTCTCCGGCGGCAATCAACAGAAGGTGGTCATCGCGAAATGGCTCGCGAAGGACTGCGACATCCTCATCTTCGACGAACCGACGCGCGGGATCGACGTCGGCGCCAAGGAAGAGATCTATCAGCTGCTGAACGAACTGGCCGCGCGGGGGAAGTCGATCATCATGATCTCCTCGGAGCTTCCCGAGATCCTTCGCATGTCACACCGGGTCGTCGTGATGAGCGAGGGCAGGGTCACCCGGATACTCGGCGGCAGCCAGGCGACCCAGGAAAACATCATGCACTACGCGACTCTGCGTCCCGACAAGAACGCCGAGGACGCGGCCGAACTCGGCATCACTGACGTCCACACCGGACATTCGAGGAAAGCGGGCCAGCCATGA
- a CDS encoding amidohydrolase family protein, whose protein sequence is MLTIDTHLHLWDLTVSDYAWLPRETVLHDTFTARQAHAELRAAGVGAAILVQAEDSESDTEFLLATAREHDWIAGVVGWVRLDEPATARRQLDRWQADPAFVGVRHLVHDDPRPDFLALPGVRRSLTLLAERGIPFDVPDAWPRHLASVAELASALPELTIVVDHLGKPPRQRPAHDHWAEALRAVAAQPNTLAKLSGLQLPGKPFTTSAVFASAGLALEVYGPERLMYGGDWPMTLPFGGYQRAWQITTELLAPLSAAERERVLSGTARTVYGLGEHRGEEPP, encoded by the coding sequence GTGCTGACCATCGACACCCACCTGCATCTGTGGGACCTGACGGTCAGCGATTATGCTTGGCTGCCACGGGAAACCGTGCTGCACGACACCTTCACCGCGCGGCAGGCCCACGCCGAACTGCGCGCGGCTGGGGTCGGTGCCGCGATACTCGTACAGGCGGAAGATTCCGAATCGGACACCGAGTTTCTGCTTGCCACCGCGCGCGAACACGACTGGATCGCCGGTGTCGTCGGCTGGGTGCGCCTCGACGAGCCGGCCACGGCGCGACGACAGCTCGACCGGTGGCAAGCCGACCCGGCCTTCGTCGGCGTCCGGCACCTCGTGCACGATGATCCCAGGCCGGATTTCCTTGCCCTGCCCGGAGTTCGCCGCTCGCTGACGCTGCTCGCGGAGCGCGGGATACCGTTCGACGTTCCCGACGCGTGGCCCCGGCACCTCGCCTCCGTCGCCGAACTCGCCTCAGCGCTGCCCGAACTGACCATCGTCGTCGACCACCTCGGTAAGCCGCCGAGGCAGCGGCCCGCGCACGATCACTGGGCCGAGGCGCTGCGCGCGGTCGCCGCGCAGCCCAACACGCTCGCCAAGCTGTCCGGCCTGCAACTGCCTGGCAAGCCGTTTACCACGTCCGCGGTGTTTGCCTCGGCCGGGCTCGCACTGGAGGTGTACGGCCCGGAACGGCTCATGTACGGCGGTGACTGGCCGATGACGCTTCCCTTCGGCGGCTACCAGCGAGCGTGGCAGATCACCACCGAGTTGCTTGCCCCGCTGTCCGCGGCCGAACGCGAGCGGGTGCTGTCCGGCACCGCGCGGACGGTGTACGGGCTTGGCGAGCACCGCGGAGAGGAGCCACCATGA